The Brasilonema sennae CENA114 genome includes a region encoding these proteins:
- the yqeK gene encoding bis(5'-nucleosyl)-tetraphosphatase (symmetrical) YqeK, which produces MREKVLTWLTQNVPTPRVNHILRVEQMAMDLAVHYKVDREKAAHAGLMHDLAKCFKPQKLLQMAHEEGLEVDEVMAANPHLLHADVSAIVARETFGVDDEEVLQAIANHTLGRPGMSQLCSIVFLADSIEPGRGDTPQLQSLRQLSRQNIHQAVALTCDFTLKLLLESSCLIHPRVILTRNWFLQKWKAKQPIVQKTV; this is translated from the coding sequence ATGCGCGAAAAAGTCTTAACCTGGTTAACACAGAATGTTCCAACTCCCAGAGTGAACCACATTCTCAGAGTTGAGCAAATGGCAATGGATCTCGCAGTTCATTACAAAGTGGATCGAGAAAAAGCTGCACACGCCGGGTTAATGCACGATTTAGCAAAATGTTTTAAACCACAAAAACTTTTGCAAATGGCACACGAAGAGGGATTGGAAGTAGACGAAGTGATGGCAGCAAATCCCCATTTGTTGCATGCAGACGTAAGCGCGATCGTCGCAAGAGAGACATTCGGCGTAGACGATGAAGAAGTGTTACAAGCTATTGCCAATCACACTTTAGGTAGACCAGGCATGAGTCAGCTGTGCTCTATCGTGTTTTTAGCTGATAGCATAGAGCCAGGACGAGGCGATACCCCACAATTGCAATCATTAAGGCAACTTAGCCGTCAAAATATTCATCAGGCTGTGGCTTTGACCTGTGACTTTACTCTCAAATTATTGCTTGAGAGTTCTTGTTTGATCCATCCGCGAGTCATCCTCACACGTAACTGGTTCCTACAAAAATGGAAAGCCAAACAGCCGATTGTACAAAAAACCGTATAG
- the rsfS gene encoding ribosome silencing factor, giving the protein MSDYFPSNFPRQSIAVTNNLVGSPQVDTNDVSGKIALKVAEAASDRKAGDILLLKVADVCYLADYFVLVTGYSRVQVRAIAEAIEEKVKQELQRRPLRVEGKSEASWVAQDYGEVIVHIMLPKEREFYNLEAFWGHAERIEFSTSVDGEGKPT; this is encoded by the coding sequence ATGTCTGATTATTTCCCAAGCAATTTCCCAAGACAATCGATCGCAGTGACAAACAATCTAGTAGGAAGCCCACAGGTTGACACCAACGATGTGAGTGGAAAGATCGCATTGAAGGTCGCCGAAGCGGCATCAGACCGCAAAGCAGGTGATATATTACTGCTAAAGGTAGCAGATGTCTGTTACCTGGCAGATTACTTTGTGCTGGTGACGGGCTATTCGAGAGTACAGGTGAGAGCGATCGCCGAGGCAATTGAAGAAAAAGTCAAACAAGAATTGCAAAGGCGTCCCTTACGAGTAGAAGGAAAATCTGAGGCTTCCTGGGTGGCGCAAGACTATGGGGAAGTCATTGTTCATATCATGTTGCCAAAAGAACGGGAGTTTTATAATCTAGAAGCGTTTTGGGGACATGCAGAACGTATCGAGTTTTCAACTTCCGTAGATGGTGAGGGTAAACCAACATGA
- a CDS encoding CGLD27 family protein, protein MMKSSVSNCPVPSEQQPLNEYEELKSSWLFRDCTLNLREYITKIAWIWGISWLVAFPVAAASFAPHKQSAQFIISSIAGSSVGVVLVVARLYLGWSYIRDRLMSPIIFYEESGWYDGQNWMKPQEVLTRDRLIVSYSIKPIITRLKMTFAGLAVLFVAGTIVWHLV, encoded by the coding sequence ATGATGAAATCTTCGGTCTCAAATTGCCCAGTTCCCTCTGAACAGCAACCACTTAATGAGTACGAAGAGTTAAAATCCTCCTGGCTGTTTCGCGACTGTACCTTAAATTTGCGCGAGTATATCACAAAAATAGCGTGGATTTGGGGAATATCGTGGTTGGTGGCATTCCCAGTCGCAGCAGCAAGCTTTGCCCCACATAAGCAGAGTGCACAGTTTATTATCAGCAGTATAGCAGGATCAAGTGTGGGAGTCGTGCTAGTAGTAGCACGGCTATATTTGGGCTGGTCTTATATCCGCGATCGCCTGATGAGTCCAATCATCTTTTACGAAGAGTCGGGATGGTATGACGGTCAAAATTGGATGAAACCACAGGAAGTGCTGACACGCGATCGCCTGATTGTTTCATACTCTATAAAACCAATTATAACTCGGTTAAAAATGACCTTTGCTGGCTTGGCTGTATTGTTCGTTGCTGGTACGATAGTTTGGCACCTAGTGTAA
- a CDS encoding asparaginase codes for MTMGKRTQAAALEVRLLREGIIESKHIVQAVVCDDRGRVLSVAGNAETATFVRSALKPFQAIAVTSTGTLERYNLSDKDLAIMTSSHRGTIEQVRQAFNILWRADVDPSALQCPIPEGKYSRLEYNCSGKHAGMLAVCQQCNWSLNNYLQRKHPVQQLILTKVSELLRMPAEEFINAHDDCGAPTYLMQLGQMASLYAQLASRSSLDIERIVRAMTHHSVMVAGEGELDTELMRLALGDVVSKAGAEGVQCIARLGEGMGLAIKVMDGAKRAKYAVAIHLLKQLGWITPSVAEALSEKFMNLGKYKRLEVIGELSIL; via the coding sequence ATGACAATGGGAAAACGAACACAAGCCGCCGCATTAGAAGTCAGGTTATTGCGTGAAGGCATTATAGAATCAAAGCATATCGTCCAAGCCGTCGTCTGTGATGATCGAGGACGAGTGCTATCGGTTGCTGGAAACGCTGAAACTGCAACATTTGTTCGTTCGGCGCTCAAACCATTTCAGGCGATCGCAGTAACCAGCACAGGCACTTTAGAACGCTATAACCTAAGCGATAAAGACCTAGCGATTATGACAAGTTCCCATAGAGGAACAATAGAGCAAGTCAGACAGGCATTTAATATACTTTGGCGAGCTGATGTCGATCCTTCAGCACTCCAATGTCCAATCCCAGAAGGTAAGTACAGTCGTTTGGAATACAATTGTTCTGGCAAACACGCAGGCATGCTCGCCGTTTGTCAACAATGCAATTGGTCCTTAAATAACTACTTGCAGCGAAAACACCCAGTGCAGCAGTTAATTCTCACCAAAGTATCAGAATTGCTGCGAATGCCAGCAGAGGAATTCATCAATGCTCATGATGACTGTGGCGCGCCTACATATTTGATGCAACTCGGTCAAATGGCGTCATTGTATGCTCAGCTTGCTTCTCGTAGCAGTTTGGACATAGAGCGTATTGTCCGTGCCATGACGCATCACTCCGTGATGGTGGCAGGAGAGGGAGAATTAGATACAGAACTGATGCGTTTAGCCCTTGGAGATGTCGTCAGTAAAGCTGGTGCTGAAGGAGTACAGTGCATTGCCAGATTGGGTGAGGGCATGGGATTGGCAATTAAAGTGATGGACGGAGCAAAGCGAGCAAAGTATGCCGTTGCCATTCACCTACTCAAGCAGTTGGGCTGGATTACTCCCAGCGTTGCCGAAGCCCTGTCAGAAAAATTCATGAACCTCGGTAAATACAAGCGTTTAGAAGTTATTGGAGAATTATCGATTTTATAG
- a CDS encoding AAA family ATPase, with protein MGSNQPPANNQPQVILITGNMAAGKSSVAQAVAEQLPKSVHLRGDIFRRMIVNGQAEMTLELSAQGYQQLRLRYRLAAMAAELYLQAGFTVVYQDIIIGSELSEVITYYHDTPVSVIVLCPRPDVVAARDTAREKTGYANEEMVHAFDHVLRTETPRLGYWLDTSDLTVAQTADHILKHLPQAAVPLHSSNE; from the coding sequence ATGGGCAGCAATCAACCACCAGCGAACAATCAGCCACAGGTTATCCTTATTACTGGGAATATGGCTGCCGGAAAATCTAGCGTTGCCCAGGCAGTTGCCGAGCAGTTGCCGAAAAGCGTGCATCTTCGTGGTGATATCTTCCGTCGCATGATCGTGAATGGGCAAGCGGAGATGACGCTTGAACTGTCAGCACAGGGGTATCAGCAACTCCGTCTGCGATACCGCCTCGCGGCGATGGCGGCAGAACTTTACCTGCAGGCTGGCTTTACGGTAGTCTATCAAGACATCATTATTGGTTCAGAGCTTAGCGAGGTCATCACCTATTATCACGATACCCCTGTGTCAGTTATCGTCTTATGTCCGAGACCGGATGTCGTGGCGGCGCGGGATACTGCACGTGAGAAGACGGGCTACGCCAACGAAGAAATGGTGCATGCGTTCGACCACGTTTTACGCACCGAGACACCACGACTCGGCTACTGGTTGGATACGTCCGATCTCACCGTTGCACAGACGGCTGATCATATCCTCAAACATCTTCCGCAAGCGGCTGTCCCGCTGCACTCAAGCAACGAGTAA
- the glnA gene encoding type I glutamate--ammonia ligase, whose amino-acid sequence MTTPQEVLKQIQDNNIQMIDLKFIDTPGIWQHLTLFHNQIDESSFTDGVPFDGSSIRGWKTINESDMSMVLDPNTAWIDPFMQEPTLSIICSIKEPRTGEWYSRCPRVIAQKAIDYLVSTGLGETAFFGPEAEFFIFDDVRFDQTAHQGYYYVDSVEGRWNSGKEEGPNLGYKPPFKQGYFPVPPTDTFQDIRTEMLLTMAKCGVPIEKQHHEVATGGQCELGFKFGKLIEAADWLMTYKYVIKNVAKKYGKTVTFMPKPIFGDNGSGMHTHQSIWKDGQPLFAGDKYAGLSEMALHYIGGILKHAPALLAITNPTTNSYKRLVPGYEAPVNLAYSQGNRSASIRIPLSGTNPKAKRLEFRCPDATSNPYLAFAAMLCAGIDGIKNKIDPGEPLDKNIYELSPEELAKVPSTPGSLELALEALEKDHAFLTESGVFTEDFLETWISYKLDNEVNPMRLRPHPYEFALYYDV is encoded by the coding sequence ATGACAACCCCACAAGAAGTTCTGAAGCAGATTCAGGACAATAACATTCAGATGATTGATCTGAAATTCATCGATACCCCAGGAATTTGGCAGCACCTGACGCTTTTCCATAACCAAATCGATGAAAGTTCCTTTACAGACGGCGTACCTTTCGACGGTTCTAGTATCCGGGGTTGGAAAACCATCAATGAATCAGACATGTCGATGGTACTCGATCCAAACACTGCCTGGATCGACCCTTTCATGCAAGAACCAACTCTGAGTATCATTTGTAGCATTAAGGAACCACGGACAGGTGAGTGGTACAGCCGTTGTCCTCGTGTTATTGCCCAGAAAGCAATAGATTATTTAGTTTCCACTGGTCTTGGTGAAACAGCTTTCTTTGGTCCAGAAGCTGAATTTTTCATTTTTGATGATGTCCGCTTTGACCAAACGGCGCACCAAGGCTACTACTACGTAGACTCAGTTGAAGGTCGTTGGAATTCTGGCAAAGAAGAAGGTCCTAACCTGGGTTACAAACCTCCCTTCAAACAGGGTTACTTCCCAGTTCCCCCTACGGATACTTTCCAGGATATTCGCACAGAAATGCTGCTGACAATGGCAAAGTGCGGAGTACCAATTGAAAAGCAACACCACGAAGTAGCCACTGGTGGACAGTGCGAATTGGGCTTCAAGTTTGGTAAGTTGATTGAAGCAGCTGACTGGCTGATGACTTATAAATATGTCATCAAGAACGTAGCCAAGAAGTATGGCAAGACCGTCACCTTCATGCCTAAGCCAATTTTTGGCGATAACGGTTCTGGAATGCACACCCACCAGTCCATTTGGAAAGATGGTCAACCGCTGTTTGCTGGAGATAAATACGCTGGCTTGAGTGAAATGGCGTTGCACTACATTGGCGGTATCCTCAAGCATGCACCAGCACTGCTAGCAATTACTAACCCCACCACCAACTCTTACAAGCGCTTGGTACCCGGTTATGAAGCACCTGTAAACTTGGCTTATTCCCAAGGTAACCGTTCTGCTTCTATCCGTATTCCTTTGTCTGGTACTAACCCCAAAGCCAAGCGGTTGGAGTTCCGTTGTCCTGATGCGACTTCTAACCCCTACCTCGCATTTGCTGCGATGCTGTGTGCCGGAATAGATGGAATTAAGAACAAAATCGACCCAGGTGAACCTCTGGATAAGAATATTTATGAACTTTCTCCTGAAGAACTGGCGAAAGTTCCTTCAACTCCGGGTTCTTTGGAACTAGCATTGGAAGCACTGGAGAAAGACCACGCTTTCTTAACAGAATCAGGCGTGTTCACCGAAGACTTCCTTGAAACTTGGATTTCTTACAAGTTAGATAATGAAGTTAACCCCATGCGGTTACGTCCTCATCCCTACGAATTTGCCCTCTATTACGATGTTTAA
- the apcB gene encoding allophycocyanin subunit beta — protein MRDAVTGLIKNYDVAGRYFDRNAIDSLKSYFLSGTARVQAAAAINSNAAIIVKQAGSQLFDELPELIRPGGNAYTTRRYAACLRDMDYYLRYASYALVAGSMDVLDERVLQGLRETYNSLGVPIGPTVRGIQIMKEIAKEQAAAAGVTDTSFVDEPFDYMTEEFSETDV, from the coding sequence ATGCGGGATGCAGTAACCGGTTTAATTAAGAATTATGACGTTGCAGGTCGGTATTTCGACCGGAATGCCATTGACAGCCTTAAGTCTTACTTTCTAAGCGGTACCGCACGTGTGCAAGCAGCAGCGGCTATCAATTCAAATGCGGCGATAATTGTCAAGCAGGCTGGTTCTCAATTATTTGATGAACTGCCAGAGTTGATTCGCCCAGGTGGAAATGCCTACACCACTCGTCGTTATGCGGCTTGTTTGCGCGATATGGACTACTACCTACGCTATGCTAGCTATGCTCTTGTTGCTGGTAGTATGGATGTCTTAGATGAACGGGTGCTGCAAGGACTACGGGAAACTTACAATTCTTTGGGAGTGCCTATTGGTCCAACAGTTCGTGGTATCCAGATTATGAAGGAAATTGCGAAAGAGCAAGCGGCTGCAGCAGGTGTGACAGATACTTCCTTTGTCGATGAGCCATTTGACTACATGACTGAAGAGTTTAGCGAAACAGATGTTTAA
- a CDS encoding DUF29 family protein, producing MEELLELKDLLLKGDVPGALVIVEELEEMSRNDIIKTIRSYAIILLLHLIKQQAENRTTRSWDVSIRNSVREIQRENKRRKAGGFYLTPEELVETLQEAYLNAIDEATLEVEEGRYQPEELEQLVDREKIINSALNLIKPQ from the coding sequence ATGGAAGAATTACTAGAGTTAAAAGATTTGTTGCTCAAAGGTGATGTACCAGGAGCGTTGGTCATCGTCGAAGAATTAGAAGAGATGAGCCGTAACGATATAATCAAGACAATTCGTAGCTACGCGATAATTCTGCTGTTGCATCTGATTAAACAGCAAGCCGAAAATCGTACAACTCGCTCTTGGGATGTCTCTATTCGTAATTCAGTTCGCGAAATTCAAAGAGAGAATAAGCGTCGTAAAGCAGGAGGTTTTTATTTAACTCCTGAAGAATTGGTGGAAACCCTGCAAGAAGCGTACTTAAATGCTATCGATGAGGCAACCCTCGAAGTAGAAGAGGGACGTTATCAACCAGAAGAATTAGAACAACTGGTTGATCGAGAAAAAATTATAAATAGTGCATTAAATTTAATAAAACCACAATAG
- a CDS encoding TlyA family RNA methyltransferase: MVKKRLDTLLVELNLSSSRALAQRFIQAGEVTVNGQIIDKPGTEVDIAAQIQIKERSRFVSRGGEKLAKALEVFAIPVEGRICFDGGISTGGFTDCLLQAGAKLVYGVDVGYGQVDWRLRNDSRVVLKERTNLRYLTPEQLYVILSRTSKGGEYADLAVVDVSFISLTKILPALWQLLQSPREAVLLVKPQFEVGKNRVGKKGVVRDSKDQAEAIFQVLQAAGELGWKYKGLTWSPLTGPAGNIEYLLWLGMESETPPPDLEVLQQMTQSAASELRDK, from the coding sequence TTGGTTAAAAAACGACTCGACACTCTATTAGTAGAACTCAATTTAAGTTCGTCTCGCGCCTTAGCACAGCGCTTTATCCAAGCGGGAGAAGTCACGGTTAATGGTCAGATAATTGACAAGCCAGGTACGGAAGTTGATATTGCGGCTCAAATTCAAATTAAGGAGCGATCGCGCTTTGTTTCCCGAGGCGGCGAAAAGTTAGCAAAAGCATTGGAAGTCTTTGCTATTCCTGTAGAAGGACGAATTTGTTTTGATGGTGGTATCTCCACAGGTGGCTTCACTGATTGCTTGCTGCAAGCTGGGGCAAAGCTGGTTTATGGGGTTGACGTTGGTTATGGACAAGTTGACTGGCGTCTGCGAAATGATTCTCGCGTGGTTTTGAAGGAACGCACCAATTTACGGTATTTGACACCAGAACAGTTATATGTTATACTCTCCCGAACTTCTAAAGGGGGGGAATATGCTGATTTGGCGGTGGTTGATGTGTCGTTTATTTCCTTAACCAAGATTTTGCCTGCTTTGTGGCAGCTGCTGCAATCTCCTCGGGAGGCTGTATTGTTAGTGAAACCCCAATTTGAAGTGGGAAAAAACCGCGTTGGTAAAAAAGGCGTTGTGCGTGACTCTAAAGACCAAGCCGAGGCAATTTTTCAGGTGTTGCAAGCGGCTGGTGAATTAGGATGGAAGTACAAAGGTTTGACTTGGTCACCTCTTACTGGTCCTGCTGGGAATATCGAGTATTTATTGTGGCTGGGTATGGAAAGTGAAACTCCACCCCCTGATTTAGAAGTCCTACAACAAATGACTCAATCTGCAGCATCTGAACTTCGAGACAAATAA
- a CDS encoding GTP-binding protein — translation MTQINPVSKNVQETHLNRARASLSLALSWYGNLRKPGQSSSNSQLAGLVKPELELLTSTLNKLDYNLVRIAVFGLVSRGKSAVLNALLGQKILQTGPLNGVTQYPRSVRWNPGGKVQVELIDTPGLDEIEGASRAQMAREVVRQADLILFVVSGDITRTEYEMLCELRQAQKPLILVFNKIDLYPDTDKTTIYNNLQQLGAGNPQGKPLKPDEIVMVAAEPAPMEVRVEWSDGSVAHEWETPPPQIDELKETILKILNREGRSLLALNALIQARDAQEAIAQKTIDFRQQQAEDLIWRFTKYKALAVGLNPIPLLDVLGGTVADLALIRSLARLYGLPMTGYEAGNFLKTILLSSGGLLLGELGSSFLLGLGKSTAAIASGENPINITAYAGTAMTQAGIAGYGAYTVGKAAQVYLEKGCSWGQLGASTVIKEILAEVEPNTILYRLRQELGGYLG, via the coding sequence TTGACTCAAATAAATCCAGTGTCAAAGAACGTCCAAGAAACTCACTTAAACCGTGCGCGTGCTAGTCTAAGCCTTGCGCTGTCTTGGTATGGAAATCTTCGTAAACCGGGACAGTCGTCATCAAACTCACAATTAGCAGGTTTGGTCAAACCAGAATTGGAACTTTTGACCTCGACACTTAACAAACTAGACTATAACCTGGTTCGTATTGCTGTTTTTGGTTTGGTGAGTCGTGGAAAGTCAGCGGTGTTGAATGCTTTACTGGGACAAAAGATTTTACAAACTGGTCCTCTTAACGGTGTGACTCAGTACCCCCGTTCTGTACGCTGGAATCCTGGTGGTAAGGTGCAGGTGGAGTTAATTGATACACCAGGATTAGATGAAATTGAGGGTGCATCTCGGGCACAAATGGCGCGAGAAGTCGTGCGTCAGGCAGATTTGATTCTCTTTGTCGTATCTGGTGATATCACTCGCACTGAGTACGAGATGCTGTGTGAATTGCGTCAAGCACAAAAACCTTTAATTTTGGTGTTCAACAAAATAGACCTTTACCCAGATACAGACAAAACAACAATTTACAATAATTTACAACAGTTGGGTGCAGGAAATCCCCAGGGAAAACCCTTAAAACCTGATGAAATTGTGATGGTGGCGGCGGAACCTGCACCGATGGAAGTACGGGTTGAATGGTCTGATGGTAGTGTCGCACATGAATGGGAGACTCCACCACCACAAATAGACGAATTAAAAGAAACAATTCTTAAAATTCTCAATCGTGAGGGGCGATCGCTTCTTGCTTTAAACGCACTCATCCAAGCACGAGATGCACAAGAGGCGATCGCCCAAAAAACCATCGACTTTCGCCAACAACAAGCAGAAGACCTGATTTGGCGATTTACCAAATACAAAGCTTTAGCAGTAGGACTAAATCCCATCCCCTTGTTAGATGTTCTAGGCGGAACAGTTGCCGATTTAGCTTTGATTCGCTCACTTGCACGCCTGTACGGCTTACCAATGACTGGGTACGAAGCAGGAAATTTTTTAAAAACGATTTTATTAAGCTCTGGTGGCTTACTGCTGGGAGAACTAGGTAGCAGTTTCCTGTTAGGTTTGGGTAAGAGTACAGCTGCAATTGCTTCTGGAGAAAACCCAATAAATATCACTGCTTATGCGGGAACTGCAATGACGCAAGCTGGTATCGCAGGCTACGGAGCATATACTGTGGGAAAAGCAGCACAAGTCTATTTAGAAAAAGGCTGTTCTTGGGGACAATTGGGAGCGAGTACAGTTATTAAAGAAATCTTAGCTGAAGTGGAACCAAATACGATTTTGTATCGTTTGCGGCAAGAGTTAGGGGGATATTTGGGGTAG
- a CDS encoding bestrophin family protein, with product MSSFHSRKAPKWLKHFITNANNSLTGKYNLYRGKKLNFLKVILILETSVLPTILPWVIFCGMYGFIVTILCKRFDFFNGFTNKNGVLTNAIFAFNIGFSLLLVFRTNTANERFWEGRKLWGSLVNATRNLAQGIYVIVKEKSHKDKVKKEATIRLLVAFAVAMKLHLRAEPLDEQLASLISEMQYLKLKETHHPPLQISLWIRDYLQYQHEHNSLDIYQLTALHNLVNELVDILGGCERILKTPMPLIYSIVLKQLLLIFCLVLPLEIVGDLGWWTGIVTAFITFILLSIEEIGSEIEEPFGHDPSDLPLDVICNTIQRNLEELISLAPSSNEFDWRA from the coding sequence ATGAGCAGCTTTCATTCCAGGAAGGCACCAAAATGGTTGAAACATTTTATCACCAACGCCAACAATTCATTAACAGGAAAATATAATTTATATAGGGGTAAAAAACTTAATTTTTTAAAAGTCATTTTGATACTCGAAACGTCAGTTCTTCCAACAATTCTTCCTTGGGTAATCTTTTGTGGCATGTATGGATTTATTGTAACAATATTATGCAAGCGTTTTGATTTTTTTAATGGCTTCACAAATAAGAATGGTGTTCTTACAAATGCTATTTTTGCTTTCAATATTGGTTTTAGTTTGTTATTGGTATTCCGGACAAATACAGCGAATGAGCGGTTTTGGGAAGGTCGTAAACTTTGGGGTTCTTTAGTTAATGCAACTCGTAACCTGGCTCAGGGAATTTATGTAATAGTTAAAGAGAAATCACATAAAGATAAAGTTAAAAAAGAGGCAACAATTCGGCTATTAGTTGCTTTCGCTGTCGCGATGAAGTTACATCTTAGGGCAGAACCTTTGGACGAGCAGTTAGCGTCCTTAATTTCCGAAATGCAGTATTTAAAACTTAAAGAAACTCATCATCCTCCTTTACAAATTTCCTTATGGATTAGAGATTATTTGCAGTATCAACACGAGCATAATTCTCTAGATATTTATCAGTTGACTGCCTTACATAACTTGGTGAATGAGTTAGTAGATATTTTGGGTGGCTGTGAACGCATTTTAAAAACTCCAATGCCTTTGATATATAGTATTGTACTAAAACAATTATTATTAATTTTCTGTCTAGTATTGCCTCTTGAAATAGTCGGTGATTTAGGTTGGTGGACTGGTATCGTTACGGCTTTTATCACGTTCATTTTATTAAGTATTGAAGAAATTGGCTCAGAAATCGAAGAGCCTTTCGGGCACGATCCCAGTGATCTACCGTTAGATGTGATTTGCAATACAATCCAACGAAATCTTGAAGAGTTAATTAGCCTCGCTCCTAGTAGTAATGAGTTTGACTGGCGAGCTTAA